TTATGATCAAATAGCCAAAGCTTTTAACAGAGAAGATTTGATTATTTATACCAATCCACAAGATTTTAAAAACTATTTGTTTAATCTTGATTTAGACAATTCAGCTTTGTTGTTGATGAGTTCTGGAAATTATGGCGGATTAAATTTTGATGAGGTTAAAAATCTAATGCAGTAATAAACTTTAAGGCGCCATTATTATGGCGCCTTTTATTTTTCATATTGATAATGCCCCACTATTTTATATTTAAATAAACAGTCTTCTAGTACTTGTCCAGCTCCCACGTTATGTACAAGTAGTGGGCGCATGCCGTCACTCGTTTTTTTATGAGTTACAATGCCTATGTGGGGTAGTTTTCCGTTAATTATCCAAGTAACAATATCACCTGTTTTATAATCTTGAGCTTCATCGGTTACCAGTAGTTTTTTACCTTTTCTTTCAAAGAAAACCTCTAAGTTTGGAACTCTTCTGTGATCTATATTTGTATCAGTCCCTTTCATGCCCCATTTTTTAAGGTTGGGATATTTCGAAAAATGATTTTTCATATCCTCATGTACTTCTTTTTGTAAATCAATATTCAACTTTCGGTAAGTTCTAATGACTACATCCGTACAAACTCCTTTGTTTTTAGATACATCTCCTTTAGGATAGGGTATGGATTTATACGTTGGATCATAAATGATTTTGGGGTTTATAATGGATAAAGCCGCATTTGAAAGTCGTGTTTCAAACGAAATATTTGGTCTGGCTTGCTGCGCCTTTGATTCATAAGGCATTAAAATGCTAATAATTAGTAAGAAATAAATTGCCTTCATCTTTTATCTTTAATTAAAATAACGCTATTTTTACTATTGTATTATGCTTAATTTTAAAAAGTTACGACTTGGAACAAACTAATTTTCCCATCACAAATTGGTCCGAAGATGATAGACCACGTGAAAAATTGATGCTCAAAGGTAAAAGTGCTCTTAGCGATGCGGAGTTAATAGCTATATTGATAGGATCAGGTAGTCGGAATGAGTCCGCTGTTGATTTAAGCAAACGAATTTTATCCAGTGTTGACAATAATTTAAATGCATTAGGAAAATTATCCTTAGCACAATTAACCACTTTTAAGGGGATGGGAGAAGCAAAGGCTATTGCAATTATTGCAGCTCTTGAATTGGGTCGACGACGTAGAGCAGAGGATACTGTGGAGTTAAAAAAAGTAACCTCAAGTAAAGTGATTTTTGAAATCATGCAACCCGTAATAGGAGAGCTGCCACATGAGGAGTTTTGGATTATTTTTTTGAATAATTCTAATAAAATTATTGCGAAATCTCAACTGAGTAAAGGAGGTATTACTGGAACACTAGTTGATGTGCGACTTGTTTTTAAAACAGCCTTAGAAAATGGTGCAACTGCCTTAATTTTATGTCATAACCATCCCTCAGGAACACTTGTACCCAGTGATGCAGACAAACACATCACCAAAAAATTAAAACAAGCAGGAGAAAGTTTAGAAATTAAAGTCCTAGATCATCTTATAGTGACTGAAAACAGTTATTTTAGCTTTGCCGATGAAGGCATAATTTAATCGCAAAATATGAAAACAAAATTAACGGATGTTTTTTTTGACCTAGACCATACATTATGGGATTTCGATAAAAATTCAGAACTTACTTTCAATACTATTTTTAAAAACAATCACCCCGAAGTTGATGCTAAGCTATTCATTGATAAATATGTACCTATAAATCAAGAATGTTGGAAATTATATCAGTTTGACAAAATTACGCATGAGGAATTGCGTTACAACAGATTGAAACATTCATTTGATGCTATTGACTACTCCATTTCGGATGCCCAAATAAATAAAATTTCCGATGAATACATCAGACTTTTACCGGATAACAATCACCTATTTGACGGGACTTTTGAAATTTTAGAGTATTTAAAGCCAAAATACAACTTGCATATCATTACTAATGGCTTTGCCGAAGTGCAATCTAGAAAAATGTACAATGCAAAAATTCAAAGTTATTTTCAAACCGTAACAAACTCTGAAATGGCTGGTGTAAAAAAACCTAATCCAGCAATTTTTAATTTTGCGCTAAAACAAGCTAATGCAGCTGTTGCATCTAGCATTATGATAGGAGATAGCTATGATGCCGATGTTTTAGGAGCGCTCAATGCAGGATTAGATGCAATTTATTTTAACGAAAGCAATGCAAGTGTTGACCAGAGCATCAAGCAGATCAACAATTTATTAGAACTTAAAAAATTTTTATAAGATGAAAAAATTAGCAGTAAGCATTTTACTTTTATTCGTAAGTATTTCTTTTGGCCAATCGGTAAACAATTATAAAGCGGTAATTGTTCCCTTAAAGTTTGAGTGGTTAAAAACTGAAAATAAATACCGAGTGAATACTTTAACAAAGTTCAATCTAGAAAAAGCTGGATTTACAGCTTTTTATAATAAAGAAAATCTACCTAATGAATATAGTAACAGGTGTGATTTGCTCTATGCAAATGTGGAAAAAGAGAATGGATTTTTAATTACTAAACTTTTTGTAACTCTTAAAGATTGTAATGAGAAGCTTGTTTTTAAATCGGAAGTTGGTAAAAGTAGAGAGAAAGATTTTAATGCGGCATATGCCGAAGCTATAAATGAAGCTTTTTTATCTGTAAATTCTTTAAAATACAAGTACAGTGGCGTTGCAGTACAACAAAATAATATCCAAGCTAATCCAGTAATAGCTCCGCAAAGCGAACAAAAAATCGTATCAAGTCCAGCTTCTTCTGCCTTGGTAACCAGTGCGCCACCAGCAACAGTAGATACAGCTGATCTTTTGTATGCTCAACCTACAGCTACAGGCTATCAATTGATTGATAAAACTCCAAAAGTGGTTATGAAATTGCTAAAAACTTCTCAGCAGAATTCATTTATTGCTGTCAAAGATGATTTGCAAGGATCTTTGATTCTTAAGGACAATCAATGGTTTTTTGAGTATTATAAAAATGATCAGCTAATTTCAGAAAAGGTTGCTGTCAAGTTTTAAATGGAATCTAAATTTTTTAATGCCTCTGTGACCATGTTGCAGAGGCATTTTTTAATAACCGTATTTATCTTGCCAACGGTTTTTTAAAAATTCACGAATGCTGTTTTCTCTTGAATTATTCCCAGGTACATAAATTGGAGTATTGCTCAAATCATCAGGTAAAAATTCTTGTTCTGCAAAATTATTAGCGTAATCATGAGAGTATTTGTACTCCTCGCCATAGCCTAGTTCTTTCATGAGTTTAGTTGGGGCATTTCGCAAATGAATCGGTACGGGTAAATCTCCAGTTTGTTTTACAAGCTGTTGCGCGGTGCCTATAGCTAAGTAAGAGGCATTGCTTTTAGGTGAAGTTGCTAGATATACTGCACATTGACTCAAAATAATTCTACTCTCAGGATAACCTATCGTTGCTACAGCTTGAAAAGTGTTGTTTGCCATGATAAAAGCTGTAGGATTGGCGTTGCCAATATCTTCACTACTCAAAATAAGCATTCTTCTTGCAATAAATTTTACATCTTCGCCGCCTTCAATCATACGTGCCAGCCAGTACACAGCTCCATTAGGATCACTACCACGAATAGATTTTATAAATGCCGACACTATATCATAATGTTGTTCGCCCGTTTTGTCATACAGCACCGTATTTTGCTGTACTACTTCAAACACACGTTCATTAGTAATGATTATTTTGTCATCAAGAGATGCATTTACCACAAGTTCAAAAACATTCAATAATTTTCTGCCATCACCGCCCGAAAGCCTTAATAGAGCTTCTGTTTCTTTGAGCTCAATATTTTTTTGAGACATCAGTACGTCTTTCTTCATGGCACGTTCCAGCAAGGTCTCTAAATCTATTTTTGTAAACGGATTTAACACATAGACTTGACATCTTGACAGTAAGGCGGGAATTACCTCAAAACTAGGATTTTCAGTTGTGGCGCCTATAAGGGTAACCCAGCCTTTCTCAACAGCAGCAAGTAGGGAATCCTGTTGCGATTTACTAAAGCGGTGAATCTCGTCAATAAATAAAATAGGATTTTTGGCAGTAAATAATCCGCCACTTTGTTTTGCCTTTTCAATAACTTCCCTGATGTCTTTAACCCCAGAATTAATAGCACTTAAAATATAAAACGGACGCTTAGATTCTTGCGCAATAATTTGGGACAAAGTAGTTTTTCCAGTGCCAGGAGGTCCCCAGAAAATCAAAGACGGAATTATTCCCTTGTTAATTTGCTGTGTTAATGAACCGTTTGGTCCCACAAGATGGGACTGACTTACATAATCTTCCAGTTTTTGAGGGCGTATTCGTTCTGCAAGTGGTGCTTCCATATTTTAAATTCAGTTGGCAATTACCTATTTATTATGAATACAAAATTACAGTTTTATTTGGAGCTTTTTCCAGCTGTACATTCTATCTTTTATATCTTGTAAAAAACAAGATATAAAAGGATGTCATTCCCATCTGGGCTAGGGTGTATCGTAAGTAGAGGAGGATGTTTCAGCATGACAAAATTTCATCCTATTTTATTTGGTTGCATTTTTGTACTTAAATGGTAAACACCTACAATAGTATTAAATGATTCCAGAAGCCTCTTTAGACAAACATTTTAAGTTTACAAATGCAGTTGTATTATTTCCATTTTTTGCAATAGTGTTATTGTGGTTCGTTTATTGGTTGCAAATAAAATTTGACTTTGATTTTTATCAAAACGGTATCTATCCCAGAACCTTTTCAGGACTTCAAGGTATTTTTTTAAGTCCATTCATCCATGGTGATTTAGAACATTTGTATAATAACAGTATACCACTATTTATTTTACTCGCAGCTTTGCAGTTTTTTTATGCTAGACAGTCTGTTCAAGTTGTTGTTTATGGAGTTTTATTATCAGGAATGATTACTTGGATTATCGGTAGAGAGAGTTTTCATATAGGCGCTAGCAGTCTAATTTATGTACTCTTTAGTTTTATTTTTTTCAAAGGAATTCAAACTAAAAACCATAGACTAGTAGCATTATCTCTCACAGTGATTATTATTTACGGTGGTTTAGTATGGTATGTTTTTCCAAGTCCAGAGCTAATAACTGAAAAGTCAATTTCGTGGGAAGGTCATTTAGGAGGTTTAATTTCGGGTTTGCTGTTGTCTTTTCTATATACTACCCCCGAGTTAAAGAGAACTATAAAATACGATTGGGAACATCCAGATTATGATCCTTCTCAAGATAAATTCATGCAACGATTTGACGAAAATGGAAACTTCGTGAATTTACCCGTTGAAATCCCCATTGAGGAATCTCCTATTTATGAATATTACACTTCAAGTATACCTGTCCAGTATGATTTAATTAAAAAAAATGAGTTAAAACCATAGTTTCAACTCATTTAAAATTTTAAAGCGTATATCTTCTTAAGAACGTTGTCTTACAGCTTCATATAAAAAAGCGCCACATGCTACAGATACATTTAAGGAGCCAATTGTCCCAAACATAGGTAGCTTAGCTTTTTCATCTACAATTTTCAATACAGATGGATTTACACCTCTGTCTTCTGATCCCATAATTATTGCAACAGGTTCGTTCAAAGAGATGTCATATATGTTTTGCTCCGTCTTTTCTGTAGCAGCAACTGTTTTAATTCCGTTAGCTTGCAATAAAAATATCGCATCCTTGATGTGTTCTACTTTACAAATAGGAATATTAAAAACTGCTCCCGCAGATGTTTTAACAGTATCTCCATTCACAGGCGCCGATCCAGCTTTTTGAACAATAATTCCATTTACTCCTGTACATTCAGCAGTTCTTATGATGGCTCCAAAATTTCTAGCATCTGAAATTTGGTCCAGAATTAAAAACAAAGGTTTTTTACCATTTTCAAGTACAGTATCAATTAAGGTCTCTAAATCAAAAAACGAAATAGGAGAGATGGTAGCCACAGCACCTTGATGGTTATTGGGGGTCAATCTGTTTAGTTTTTCAACTGGAACATAGGAGAAGTTAATATTACCGCGCTTCATTACTTTCATCAAGTCTTTCATAAGTTCGCTGCTCGCTTCTTTCTGAATATACACTTTGTCAACAGTTGCGCCAGATTGAATTGCTTCTATAATTGCTCTAATCCCGAATATTTGATGTTCTTTTTCCATGGCTCAAAGTTAGGTAAAAGGTTTGTAAAAAAAAAACCACCAGCTGCGCTGATGGTTTTTTATAGTTAAGATTTGATTACAAATCCCACCAAACTTTGTTGCTTAATGATACATATGGTAACGGAATACCAGGACCTGCTTGAAGTGATGCAGTGTTCACATTAATCTCAATTTGAGGATAAGATAACCTAACTGGAATAGCATTTGATGTTCTGTTATTAACTGAAGGAGTTAGTACTGGGAAACCAGTTCTTCTCCAATCAACAAATGATTCATATGCACCTTGGTACATAGTGATCCATTTCTGTTCCATAATTCTTTCCAATGTATTATTGTATGCTACAAGAGGATTACCTAGGTATGTAGTTGCTGATGCTGCTAGACCAAGGGATGTTAAATCTTGAGTAATTGCGTTGTTATAATTTAATAGAGCGTTAGTTGCGTCAGAAGCTCTGAAATAAATTTCTGCCTTGATAAAATTTACTTCAGCTGCACTTATTAAAATAACTGGTGAATCAGTCGATGCATATGCAGATCCAGTTCTTGAAAATAAACTTTCACCTGAGTCGTCAGTATCATCGCCTGGAATATTACCTAAAATTTGTCCAGCTAATGCACCATTTACTATCGGTTTGAAATATACCGATATTCTTGGATCAGACAATGATTTCATTTTATTAACAAGAGTATTTGCAACAGCATTGTCTTTTCTTCCAGATAGTACGTCAAACTGATAGATTGGGTTAGAGTTTGAAGCGCTTATTCCAAAAACTAATTTTGCATCATTAGCAGTATCATTAATTAATGTAGGGTTTGTTTGTAGAAAATTTAAAGCCGCTGTTGGTCTTCTTAAACTTAAATGGTTTAATAATCGTAACTTAAGAGAGTTACCAAAAGCAGCCCATTTTGTTGCTGATCCGCGATAAATTACATCCGCTGTACCCGGATTAGCTCCCGTGTTTGTAATTACATTTGCAATTCCAAGATCAACTCTTCTTAACAGATCATTGTAAATATCTTCTTGTTTATCATAAGCAGGAGTCAAAGTAGATGACAATTTTAAAGCATCTGAATAAGGAATATCTCCAAAAGCATCTGTTAAAACACTAAAAGAATACACCTGCAGTAATTGTGATATTCCTAGATATAATTTATCATTGGTTGCACTTGTGTTATTTTCGATAGTTTTTAAATCAATTAACACATTGTACATATTAGTCCATAGTCCATCTGTAGATGAAGGTGTAATATCATAACGAGCATATTCGTTTGGTTGACCTCTATGTCCGGCATAATACTGTACTATATTTGAAGGGATACGTGTAGCCTCTCCCCCAATAATGTATCCTAAATTGACTTCAGAAGAAGTAAGTAATGTAGAATTAGGAACTGCAGTAGGAGCATTAGGATCACTGTTTATATCTAGTTCGCTTGTACATGAAGAGAGTAATAATATACCTGTAAAAAATCCAACAAAAAGATTTTTAGTATTTATTATCTGATCAAAAAATTTTATTTTTTTCATCTTTTTATATTTTTAAAATTGAACTCTTAGATTAAAACCAATTGTTCTAGTTGTAGGAAAAGCGAATCTCGAAACACCTTGTGCATTTCCTGTACCGAATGAACTTGATTCTGGATCGATATGAGGAACTTTCGTCCATAAAGCTAAGTTGCGTCCGTATAAACTTACATCTAATGTTTTTATACTACTCTTAGTTAATTTGAATGTATAACCGATTGAAGCTTCACGTAATTTGATCCAGTTATTCTCGTAAACGTATTCTTCGTTAGGGTATGCGCTACCGTACCAAACAGCATCGCGTTTAAGAACAACATCATTTGGGTTTCCGGTTGTTTGGTTAACCCCAGGGAATGTGTAGTCATCTTCTCTACTTGCAGTTTTAGCACTAACTCCGTAAAAATCCAATAATTCTTCAGTTCCGCTGTAAATTGATCCACCTTGCCTAGTATCAAATTGAGCAGAAATATAAAGATTTTTATAAGTAAAGGTATTAGTTAATCCACCTGTCCAATCTGGTTCAACATATCCTAGATTTTTACCATCTTCAAAAACTGGGTAGCCATCATCATCCGTAAGTATTTTTCCGCTTTCATTTCTTGCGTATGCAGATCCAATGATACTTCCGTAACGTTCACCTTGTACCGCAAAAATGGCAGGATTTCCTGCAAATCCTCCTACGAATATTTTGTCAATTCCTGGAAAAGTTTGGTCAACGTTGGATTTTATCTTGCTAAAGTTTACGTTTATGTCCCATTTAAAATCTTTAGTTTGAATAGGTGTTGCTTTTAAAGCCAATTCAATACCTCTAGAATTGGTTTGACCACTGTTTATAATAGTTTGTTGAGCTCCCGTAGTTGGAGAAATATCTAAAGGAATAATTCCTCCTGTGTTTACATTTCTAAAATAAGATGCGTCGAAACCAAGTCTGTTTTTTAACATTTTTAATTCGATCCCAATCTCGTATTCTGTAGTAAATTCTGGTTTTAAATTAGCGTTGGCAATTGTGTTGTTTACCGTGTAACCTGGTAGGCCATTGAAAGGGAAAACTATTCCATCTGTAAATCCATCTGCAAATTGACCTAGTTGAAATGTTTGTTGTGTTAAGTAAACTCCCGCGTCACGAGCAGTTTTTGATGCTCCTACACGTAATTTACCATAATTAAAAACGTCTCCTTTTATGTTCAGTGCATCTGAAAATATGAACGATGCACTTGCTCCTGGATAAAAGAAGCTTCTATTTTGTTGTGGAAGTGTTGAACTCCACTCATTTCTTCCTACAACATCTAGAAATAAATAATTATTATAGCTTAATGTTAAATTTCCGAATGCTCCAATCAAGTTGCGCTTACTAGTAGAATTGAATGCAGGGTCAAAAGTTTGAATGTTATTAGTGTTTTGAATTCCAGGTAAAACCAGCTGAGATCCCGTAATAATAGTTTGTCTAAATGTTCGCGTGTTTATGTCTTGACCTATTAATAACGTCGCCTCAAATTTATCGGCAAATTTCTTGTTGAATGTTGATGACAATGTTGATGTAATTTCATTTCTTGATACGTCATCAAATGATAGGAAACCATTAGGAGCACTTCCGCTATTTTTATCTCTGAAAAGTTTTCTGTTGTCTATTAAGTTGTCATTACCCAATCTGTAGTTAACTTTCATCCAGCTTGCAACATTGTAAGCTAAATTTAAGCTCATTATATATCTCTTACTGTCACTTAATGCAGAGTTTTTATTAACTGTCCAATATGGGTTGTCAAATGACCCACCACGAGAGTTTATCTGGCGTCCGTCAGGTCTTTCATATCCATATCCAGAAAGGTTCCATGATACAGGTGTATGGAACAAGGCAAAAATTGGATTGTTTCCATCTTGACCAGTAAAAGGTAAATCTCCATTAGAAATGTTATATGAGAAGTTAACACCAGCGCTAAATTTATCGTTAAACTTATAATTTCCATTAAAACGAGCGTTGATTTTATTGAAACCTTGATTTGGTATAATAGAAGTTTGTCTTGAATTTCCCAATGATACAAACATGCTGTACTTATCTGAAGAATTAGATAATGATACATTATTATTGTTTGTGAAACCTGTATTTAAGAAATCTTTTCTTGGATCAAATGCTTTTAATTGAAT
This portion of the Flavobacterium sp. CECT 9288 genome encodes:
- a CDS encoding SusC/RagA family TonB-linked outer membrane protein — translated: MKLKFNGLLVLLLVLVAQITFAQERSVSGTVSDNAGLPLPGVSVLVKGTKTGTQSNFDGTYTIKVSPTQILVFSYIGMKTQEVKATSTKVNVILKDEANELEAVVVTALGIKKQERALGYATSAVGSNDITKGGSQNFVNALGGKVAGLQVIASGGAPGQASRLVIRGGNKSLTNSNEPLYVIDGVPISNSNDGNGDTVTGFASPNRASDVNPNDIETVTVLKGSAGAVLYGNRGSNGVILITTKSGKNNSGGPVIEFTSQVAVDEALVLPDYQTEFAQGNNGVTYAEGGSRSFGPRITGQTVNSAGAGAARGLGPQSIQLKAFDPRKDFLNTGFTNNNNVSLSNSSDKYSMFVSLGNSRQTSIIPNQGFNKINARFNGNYKFNDKFSAGVNFSYNISNGDLPFTGQDGNNPIFALFHTPVSWNLSGYGYERPDGRQINSRGGSFDNPYWTVNKNSALSDSKRYIMSLNLAYNVASWMKVNYRLGNDNLIDNRKLFRDKNSGSAPNGFLSFDDVSRNEITSTLSSTFNKKFADKFEATLLIGQDINTRTFRQTIITGSQLVLPGIQNTNNIQTFDPAFNSTSKRNLIGAFGNLTLSYNNYLFLDVVGRNEWSSTLPQQNRSFFYPGASASFIFSDALNIKGDVFNYGKLRVGASKTARDAGVYLTQQTFQLGQFADGFTDGIVFPFNGLPGYTVNNTIANANLKPEFTTEYEIGIELKMLKNRLGFDASYFRNVNTGGIIPLDISPTTGAQQTIINSGQTNSRGIELALKATPIQTKDFKWDINVNFSKIKSNVDQTFPGIDKIFVGGFAGNPAIFAVQGERYGSIIGSAYARNESGKILTDDDGYPVFEDGKNLGYVEPDWTGGLTNTFTYKNLYISAQFDTRQGGSIYSGTEELLDFYGVSAKTASREDDYTFPGVNQTTGNPNDVVLKRDAVWYGSAYPNEEYVYENNWIKLREASIGYTFKLTKSSIKTLDVSLYGRNLALWTKVPHIDPESSSFGTGNAQGVSRFAFPTTRTIGFNLRVQF
- the radC gene encoding DNA repair protein RadC produces the protein MEQTNFPITNWSEDDRPREKLMLKGKSALSDAELIAILIGSGSRNESAVDLSKRILSSVDNNLNALGKLSLAQLTTFKGMGEAKAIAIIAALELGRRRRAEDTVELKKVTSSKVIFEIMQPVIGELPHEEFWIIFLNNSNKIIAKSQLSKGGITGTLVDVRLVFKTALENGATALILCHNHPSGTLVPSDADKHITKKLKQAGESLEIKVLDHLIVTENSYFSFADEGII
- a CDS encoding rhomboid family intramembrane serine protease gives rise to the protein MIPEASLDKHFKFTNAVVLFPFFAIVLLWFVYWLQIKFDFDFYQNGIYPRTFSGLQGIFLSPFIHGDLEHLYNNSIPLFILLAALQFFYARQSVQVVVYGVLLSGMITWIIGRESFHIGASSLIYVLFSFIFFKGIQTKNHRLVALSLTVIIIYGGLVWYVFPSPELITEKSISWEGHLGGLISGLLLSFLYTTPELKRTIKYDWEHPDYDPSQDKFMQRFDENGNFVNLPVEIPIEESPIYEYYTSSIPVQYDLIKKNELKP
- the rlmB gene encoding 23S rRNA (guanosine(2251)-2'-O)-methyltransferase RlmB, which gives rise to MEKEHQIFGIRAIIEAIQSGATVDKVYIQKEASSELMKDLMKVMKRGNINFSYVPVEKLNRLTPNNHQGAVATISPISFFDLETLIDTVLENGKKPLFLILDQISDARNFGAIIRTAECTGVNGIIVQKAGSAPVNGDTVKTSAGAVFNIPICKVEHIKDAIFLLQANGIKTVAATEKTEQNIYDISLNEPVAIIMGSEDRGVNPSVLKIVDEKAKLPMFGTIGSLNVSVACGAFLYEAVRQRS
- a CDS encoding replication-associated recombination protein A, translating into MEAPLAERIRPQKLEDYVSQSHLVGPNGSLTQQINKGIIPSLIFWGPPGTGKTTLSQIIAQESKRPFYILSAINSGVKDIREVIEKAKQSGGLFTAKNPILFIDEIHRFSKSQQDSLLAAVEKGWVTLIGATTENPSFEVIPALLSRCQVYVLNPFTKIDLETLLERAMKKDVLMSQKNIELKETEALLRLSGGDGRKLLNVFELVVNASLDDKIIITNERVFEVVQQNTVLYDKTGEQHYDIVSAFIKSIRGSDPNGAVYWLARMIEGGEDVKFIARRMLILSSEDIGNANPTAFIMANNTFQAVATIGYPESRIILSQCAVYLATSPKSNASYLAIGTAQQLVKQTGDLPVPIHLRNAPTKLMKELGYGEEYKYSHDYANNFAEQEFLPDDLSNTPIYVPGNNSRENSIREFLKNRWQDKYGY
- a CDS encoding YjjG family noncanonical pyrimidine nucleotidase; this translates as MKTKLTDVFFDLDHTLWDFDKNSELTFNTIFKNNHPEVDAKLFIDKYVPINQECWKLYQFDKITHEELRYNRLKHSFDAIDYSISDAQINKISDEYIRLLPDNNHLFDGTFEILEYLKPKYNLHIITNGFAEVQSRKMYNAKIQSYFQTVTNSEMAGVKKPNPAIFNFALKQANAAVASSIMIGDSYDADVLGALNAGLDAIYFNESNASVDQSIKQINNLLELKKFL
- a CDS encoding DUF1287 domain-containing protein, which produces MPYESKAQQARPNISFETRLSNAALSIINPKIIYDPTYKSIPYPKGDVSKNKGVCTDVVIRTYRKLNIDLQKEVHEDMKNHFSKYPNLKKWGMKGTDTNIDHRRVPNLEVFFERKGKKLLVTDEAQDYKTGDIVTWIINGKLPHIGIVTHKKTSDGMRPLLVHNVGAGQVLEDCLFKYKIVGHYQYEK
- a CDS encoding SusD/RagB family nutrient-binding outer membrane lipoprotein; the protein is MKKIKFFDQIINTKNLFVGFFTGILLLSSCTSELDINSDPNAPTAVPNSTLLTSSEVNLGYIIGGEATRIPSNIVQYYAGHRGQPNEYARYDITPSSTDGLWTNMYNVLIDLKTIENNTSATNDKLYLGISQLLQVYSFSVLTDAFGDIPYSDALKLSSTLTPAYDKQEDIYNDLLRRVDLGIANVITNTGANPGTADVIYRGSATKWAAFGNSLKLRLLNHLSLRRPTAALNFLQTNPTLINDTANDAKLVFGISASNSNPIYQFDVLSGRKDNAVANTLVNKMKSLSDPRISVYFKPIVNGALAGQILGNIPGDDTDDSGESLFSRTGSAYASTDSPVILISAAEVNFIKAEIYFRASDATNALLNYNNAITQDLTSLGLAASATTYLGNPLVAYNNTLERIMEQKWITMYQGAYESFVDWRRTGFPVLTPSVNNRTSNAIPVRLSYPQIEINVNTASLQAGPGIPLPYVSLSNKVWWDL